Proteins from a genomic interval of Mycobacterium conspicuum:
- a CDS encoding CbbQ/NirQ/NorQ/GpvN family protein produces MTRSTDPRHLTDVSARPDHDDDGGRLHVASTEGAVAPSAAAGTAGNGESTRADVGDSAARPYYVAVGDEEDVFKAAYLQGLSILLKGPTGCGKTRFVEAMAHDLGRPLITVACHDDLTTADLVGRFLLVGGDTQWVDGPLTRAVREGAICYLDEVVEARQDTTVVLHPLADHRRQLPVERLGVTLAAAPGFGLVVSYNPGYQSVLKDLKDSTRQRMVALEFDFPNADIEETIVATEAGISSDHAAQLVRFGQAIRRLETGGLREVASTRVLIAAGRLIAQGLPAPIAARAAIAGPLSDDPAITNGLIQMIEVYLNENV; encoded by the coding sequence ATGACGCGATCCACCGACCCCCGCCACCTGACCGACGTCTCCGCCCGACCCGACCACGACGACGACGGCGGGCGGCTGCACGTTGCCAGCACCGAGGGCGCAGTGGCCCCATCGGCGGCCGCCGGCACCGCCGGCAACGGTGAATCGACCCGCGCCGACGTCGGCGACAGTGCTGCCCGTCCCTACTATGTCGCCGTCGGTGATGAAGAAGATGTGTTCAAAGCCGCCTACCTGCAAGGCCTTTCGATTCTGCTCAAAGGTCCGACCGGATGCGGCAAGACCCGCTTCGTCGAGGCCATGGCCCACGACCTGGGTCGGCCACTGATCACCGTCGCCTGCCACGACGACCTCACCACCGCCGACCTCGTCGGACGATTCCTCCTCGTCGGCGGAGACACTCAATGGGTCGACGGGCCGCTAACCCGCGCGGTGCGCGAAGGAGCCATCTGCTACCTCGACGAAGTCGTCGAGGCCCGCCAAGACACCACCGTCGTGCTGCACCCATTAGCCGATCACCGCCGCCAGCTCCCCGTCGAACGGCTCGGCGTCACCCTGGCGGCGGCACCCGGGTTCGGCCTGGTGGTCTCCTACAATCCGGGCTACCAAAGCGTCCTCAAAGATCTCAAAGACTCCACGCGGCAACGCATGGTCGCCTTAGAGTTCGACTTCCCCAACGCCGACATCGAAGAAACGATCGTCGCGACCGAAGCAGGAATCAGCAGCGACCACGCCGCACAGCTTGTCCGGTTCGGTCAAGCGATCCGGCGCCTGGAAACCGGGGGGTTGCGCGAAGTGGCGTCCACGCGGGTGCTCATCGCAGCGGGCCGCCTGATCGCCCAAGGCCTGCCCGCACCCATAGCGGCACGCGCCGCGATCGCCGGACCCCTCAGCGACGATCCCGCCATCACCAACGGACTCATCCAGATGATCGAGGTCTACCTCAACGAAAACGTCTAG
- a CDS encoding TetR/AcrR family transcriptional regulator, whose amino-acid sequence MLAHIRHTAHQPFAERGFDTVTTEEIAATAGVSISTYYRYAPSKEGLLVEPVREAMAEIVAAYSNRPATESTVEALIQVFVTHAHATGDPNREMWRQAFSTTPQLLTTTTLITDRDRSTLIERVSLRLGVNASDDMDPSLLVHTCLATVKYVLDLWLTASSLTDPPFHQQLDRALRKALAGF is encoded by the coding sequence CTGCTCGCCCACATCCGACACACCGCCCACCAACCCTTCGCCGAACGCGGATTCGACACCGTGACAACCGAAGAGATCGCTGCCACGGCGGGAGTGTCAATAAGCACCTACTACCGGTACGCGCCCAGCAAAGAAGGCCTGCTAGTCGAACCCGTCAGGGAGGCCATGGCCGAGATCGTCGCGGCCTATAGCAACCGACCCGCTACGGAATCGACTGTAGAAGCATTGATTCAGGTCTTCGTCACCCACGCCCACGCCACCGGCGACCCCAACCGCGAAATGTGGCGTCAAGCGTTCTCGACGACGCCTCAGCTATTGACCACAACAACACTGATCACAGATCGCGATCGCTCGACGCTCATCGAACGAGTAAGCCTACGTCTAGGTGTCAACGCTTCCGATGACATGGACCCATCACTTCTGGTCCATACATGTTTAGCCACAGTCAAATACGTCCTCGATCTGTGGTTGACCGCGAGCTCCTTGACAGATCCGCCCTTTCACCAGCAGTTAGACCGCGCTTTGCGCAAAGCTCTCGCCGGCTTCTGA